The following coding sequences lie in one Proteiniborus ethanoligenes genomic window:
- a CDS encoding indolepyruvate oxidoreductase subunit beta, giving the protein MAEVKNILFVGVGGQGIILASKILSRGLIDAGYDVKMSEVHGMAQRGGSVTTQIRYGQKVYSPIIGVGQADVIVSFEKMEAMRWIEYLKPKGKLVVNDYMIPPAPVLSGKVEYPKEIIEDLQSKVNTISIKAAEEAKKLGNIKTLNIIMLGALIKAMGIDEIDWEKVIGEEVKDIYVDINIKAFNVGKMLVD; this is encoded by the coding sequence ATGGCAGAGGTAAAAAACATATTGTTTGTAGGGGTAGGAGGGCAAGGGATCATACTTGCTAGTAAAATATTATCCAGAGGACTTATAGATGCCGGATATGATGTAAAAATGTCTGAAGTTCATGGGATGGCACAACGAGGAGGAAGTGTAACCACTCAAATCAGATATGGACAAAAGGTATATTCGCCTATCATTGGAGTTGGGCAGGCTGATGTAATAGTTTCTTTCGAAAAGATGGAAGCCATGAGATGGATAGAATATCTAAAACCAAAAGGTAAGTTAGTTGTTAATGATTATATGATACCACCTGCACCAGTATTATCTGGGAAAGTAGAGTATCCTAAGGAAATCATAGAAGATTTACAGAGCAAAGTTAACACAATAAGTATAAAAGCTGCAGAAGAAGCCAAAAAACTAGGAAATATTAAGACTTTGAATATTATAATGTTGGGAGCACTTATTAAAGCTATGGGTATTGATGAAATAGATTGGGAAAAGGTTATAGGGGAAGAAGTCAAAGATATATATGTAGATATAAATATCAAAGCATTTAATGTAGGGAAAATGCTAGTTGATTGA